The Fuerstiella sp. genome contains the following window.
TCCGACGTCGGGAAATCGAATTCGAAGAATGTACTGGGATGCATGACGTGCTGCACAAATGTGTCGAGCAGTGCATCATTTGCAGCCGGCTGCGTGCCGAGTGCCATCGTTATACGATCGGCGGATTGTGCAGTGAACGGAACCTGGTTGTGCAGCAGGGACCACAAACACAGTCTCCGCTGATGATCTGTCACGACTGTGAAGCGTCGATGTCAGAATTGATATCGAAACAGACACGCGATACCTGGGACCGTTTCGTCGAGGAAAATTTCGACGGGCCGCCGGGGGTAGGGCTGGAAGTGCCCGGTGGAACGCCGGTATTGATTTAAAGTTCGTTTCAGGGTTCCCGAATGAACTGCGCGGCGTAGCTGCGCACGTGCTGGCCGTTGAGCACGTGCACGGTTCTCAGCCGGTCGACTGTTGCAGATCCAAACCGATTCAGCGGAACATGGATGATTTTCTTTCCGCTGCGTTTGGCCAGTCGCCGCCAGCCTGCACCGGGAGCCAGATGACTCAACAGAGCGATATGAGATTCGTTGCTGTAATGCACGGCCGCTGCGATGAGACGTTCTTCCAGTGTATCGGTGAAGTCGAACTGAGGATCGCGAAATACGTCCGGGACCGGGCGCGGCGGAAACAGAAACAGACAGCCTCCGTAACGGGCAACGGCGACACCCGGACCAATGTGCTCCTGACTGAAGTCTGTGGCGAACAGTGACAGGGTGGATTCGTCATGATGTTCCGCCTGCCACGTGATACGCCACGGATAGTCCCGTGGGTCTGCAGGAGAATCAAACAGCATGACCACGCAGTCCAGGTTTCCACGGGCCGGTGGGTACTCCCGAATATAGAGTTCCCCGGTGTGCCAGTTGCGCAGAGTCTCTCGAATGTCGAGCCCGTCTTTAATGCTGGAGGTGAATTTTTCGGTGCGGGCCAGATCGTTACCCAGCAGGGTCAGGGCGACGTCCTTAACGTGTGTTCGGAATCGTTCAATCGCAACGTCTTCGGGTGGCCAGCTGCATTGTCCGAACGGGTTCCATGACTTTTTCCACCGGATCTTTCTGCGTTTGTCCGGACGCGCTTTCAGCCGGCATGATCTCCAGTTCACCGGATGTCCCGGCAGACGACTGACGGTCGACACCACATCGCCGTCCGGCAGCCGGATCCGATCGACTCCAAACTGCACCGTTGGCGTTTCGTCGGCGGCATCGAACGCATAATCACGAGCGGTTTCGGCCAGGTGGATCGCGTACTGATCACCGGCGGTCTGCCGGGCAGCGAGTACCAGGGTATAGAGATCCGGAGTGAAACGCCGTTCCAACAGTGACAGATTGCGAATGTACTTCAGGCACACGCCAAGCAACTGTGGTGTGATCGGACGTGCCCGGCTGCCGAACTCCTGCTGATATCGGTCCCGTGACGCCAGCAACAGTGTTTTGACTCCATCGATCGACAGGTTTTCATCGTCGTCCAGAGTTCTGCGGGCATGTTCGTACAGTCCGGTGATGAACGGCAGCTCACCCAGCATGAACAGCAGAGTCTCAGGCTGAACCGAATAAATCCGGGCCGGATGTAATGGCTCATGAGGATCCGGGGGACGATCAACAACGGTCTGAAAGGCATCGCGTATCCATGGCCACTCGCGCATTCCGCAAACCAGCAGAATGGAATCGTATGATTTGGTCAGACGATGCAGTTCGTTGGCCATCCAGTGAATACGTGCTGTCTGAGACCCCTCCTGCGGAGGAGCGAGCGCGGGCAGAACGGCGGCGGCGAAACGTTCCACAGCCACTTGTTTGAGTGCGTAAGCGTCCGGCAGAGTGTCGGCTGCGGGCTGGTAGTCGTCGTCCTCAATGTCAATGAACGAACGGGGGATGTGTTCCTGAGCGGCAATTCGCAGGGCAGCGATCACGGGCTGACATGGATCAATCGGTACATAGGTGGCGGCACCATCGCTGTCAGTCCGGTCGTGATCATGCGGATCCGGCCCGGACCGCGGCTGAACCACGGCGCTGACAGCCGGCAGCTGTTCCACTCCGAATTCAACTTCCGCTTGAAACGACGGTGGCAGAGGGACGGCCAGGTGGTCGAACTGATGATTAAGCATCAGACGCCGCACCTCGATAGCAAAGTCGCCGCTGCCGTGAATCACAGGCAGGACGGTGATCTTTGATCCCAGTTGAAGGACGCTGGACACGAACATCACTCTGAACAAACCGAAACGACCGGGGCGGATCACGATGATCTCACCATCTCTGCGGGGAGGGTGCCCATTGTCGGGAGTAATCGGGCACTGACCAGTCCGGATGTCCGGGATGAAGTACGAAAGCGGAAAACAGATGCCGGACGGGCATTCTGTTTCGGTAAACTTTTTGCAGATGAATCAGATTCAGCGGCCGATGCGGGCTTTGGTCTGCACGGTTTGAGGCATCGGCTTGTTCGGGTATTCTGGAATCAGGGCCCCTGACTTCTTACTTGTTCGCAATGATTCAGGACCGACTGATCGTACTTTTCAGCTCCATTGTTTTTGACGGCTGCAGGTGTTGTGCCGCACAGGTACGTATGAAACGTAAATGTGTGAACGGCCTGCTCTGCACTGCGCGCCGCACGGTGCTCGCTCAGGATTGTCTGCGGTTTCTTACTGCCGTTGTACTCTGGATGATTGCGACCCCAAATGCCGACGCCGTCCGTCCCGGAAGCCTCAGTTCAGCCCCGGAATTCCACACTGTTGAAGTGACAGTGAGCGATGAAGATGGTCACCCTTTGTCCGGTGCCAGAGTTTCTCCTTGTCTTGTGATGTCAAAGACGGGTGTCCAGGACTGGGATGATGCCCGCTGGGGACCTGTTCCGGTTCAGGAGTCGGATGATGACGGAAAAGTGAGGATTCGTGTCCCGCAGTCCGCCGGTCCGCAGCGAATCAGCAGGATCCACTGGGCCGTAAGTCATGAAGACTACGTGGCCCTGGTCGTCAAATCGGATGCTGCTCAGCGGAATCTGGCCTGCCGGCTGAAGAAAGGACGGAGAATCGCGGTTTCCGTGATTGATGGTCTGACAGGCCGGCCGCTGCGATCCGGCCTGTTTGCAGTCCTGAGCGGTTTCGGGGCTCTGGATCACTGGAACCACATGCAAAGCGGGGTTCTTGTTTCGGATGGTGTGGCCATCAATCGTCGTATACTGCGAATCATTCATCTTCAGTCGGACAGGCCTGCTCGTTTTAGTGCCGCAATCGATCTCAGCAAATACGATGATCAGCCGCGAATTCTGGTGCGGAACGTCGAAATTCACCCCGGAACTCGTGTTGAGGGGCAACTGGATGACCAGGTGTCGCGCCCGGTTCGAGACGGGATTGTCAGTGCGTTTGTGGTAAACGGTCGCAACGAATGGCACGACATGGCCGGCATCCGTGAAGACGGAACATTTATGATTGATTCGGTACCCCGCGGCGAGATTCTGCAGCTGACAGCGTCCTGTACCGGCTGGGTTTCTTCTGACCCTACCCTGGCCGAACTTGAGACCGTGGGAATGAAAGAACAGGCCTCCCGACTGCAGCGATCACGTGTTTATCCGCAGGTAGTGCGTCTGGATCGGGATGTGGTGCAACCCACGATCCGAATGGAACCGGCCACCACATGTCGCGTGACTGTGCTTGAGACCAGCGGGGCTCCGGTTGAGGGAGCTCGAGTCCGGCTGATTCCTTATCAGGGATCATTTGAAGGCCGTTCCCATGTGTTCGGCCACGGCGAAAGCAGCAGACGACGACTGCTGTCCGGCTCCGTCAGCCTGTCGATTCAGCGACGCATTGAACTGGGGATCGAGCGAGACCGGAAGAGTCACTATATCTCCCTGACCGGTGCCGATGGTGTCACAGAAGTCAGGTCGCTTCCCGGTGGTCCTGCGGGCAGTCCGGCGATGACCAGTTTTGTCGTCACGCATCCGGATTACTTTGGGGCCAGCCGCGGAGGGTTGGGGGATCAGGGGAGCTCTCGTGCTCCCCTGTACAGCGGGCAAACAGCTCGTGTCACCGTCCGTATGAAAAAGAAATGAACGGCATATGTCGCTGACCTTAACTGGTACGGTCGCCGTGAAATCATCAGGAAAGGCAGGCCGCAGACGTCAGTTAAGCCACACCAACTCACCTGCCGGGGACATCAGCTGTTTGCCGGCATCTGATCAGAGGATCTGCTCGAGGACCCGGCCTTCAATAAGTGTCAGACGTTCCTGACGGCCTTCATGCAGGTATGTGAGTTCTTCCTGCTCCAGACCGAGTTGATGCAGAATCGTAGTGTGGATATCACGGAAGTGGCAGCGGTCTTCGACCGCATGCATACCGATGGCGTCGGTGGCTCCCAGTACCTGACCACCTTTGATGCCGCCGCCCGCCATCCACATAGTGAATCCAACATTGTGGTGATCACGACCTTTGCGCCCCTGTGCTTCCGGTGACCGGCCGAACTCACCTCCCCACAGGATCAGCGTGGTTTCCAGCAGACCGCGACGGTGCAGATCGGTAAGCAAAGCCGCAACCGGCTGATCAGTCTGGGCCGCCATCCGCAGGTGGTTTTCTTCAATGTCATTGTGGGCGTCCCACTGCAGATTGCCAGGGCCGCCACCCGAAACGACAACAGTAAAACGTACTCCCTGTTCCACCAGACGCCGTGCCAGTAAGCAGCGTCGTCCGTAGTCGTCCGTTGGTTCGACACCCACGCCGTACAACTCCAGAGTTTCCTTTGTCTCGCCGGAAAGATCGAAGACTTCGGGTGCCTGTGTCTGCATGCGAAACGCCAGATCATACGCGCGAATTCGTGCTGCTAATTCATCGTCTCCCGGGTTTGTATCAGCCTGATTGAGTTGGCGGATCAGATTCACGGTCTTGCGGCGTCGCGATGAAGTGACCCCTGGCGGTCTTTCCAGGTTGCGCACGGGTGATGCACCTGAACCAAACATCGTTGGTTGATAGGTGGCCGGCAAAAACCCGTTGGCGTACATCGGCTGACCTGCCTCGAGCGCACCATCGGGATCGGGCATCACCACGTAAGCGGGCAGCGATTCACTTTCCGATCCCAGGCCATACAGTCCCCACGATCCCATCGCCGGAAAACCGGGAAATGTCCGTCCGCTGAACAATTCATATTGTGCCGCCGAATGCACGACTTTGTCTCCGTAACAACCTCGCAGTACAGCGATGTCATCGATACAGCGTGCGGTGTAAGGGAACAGATCCGAAACCTCAATTCCGCTTTCACCGTGCTGCCGGAATCTCCTCTTCGAACCAAGTAGCCGGGCGTCTTTTCTGATCCGCTGGTACTTCGCTTCCTGAAATTCGGCCGGGCGCGTTTGTCCGTCAAGTTTGTTCAGCAGTGGCTTGGGATCAAATGTTTCAATCTGACTCGGCCCGCCGGACATGAACAAAAAAATGACCGACGTTGCCCTGGGAGCAAAATGGGACGGTTTTGCCGACAGCGGGTTGGTTCCGCCGGCCTGC
Protein-coding sequences here:
- a CDS encoding DUF1501 domain-containing protein produces the protein MSENRLDSGRREFLRDSYCGFGSVALATMLEAEQVQAGGTNPLSAKPSHFAPRATSVIFLFMSGGPSQIETFDPKPLLNKLDGQTRPAEFQEAKYQRIRKDARLLGSKRRFRQHGESGIEVSDLFPYTARCIDDIAVLRGCYGDKVVHSAAQYELFSGRTFPGFPAMGSWGLYGLGSESESLPAYVVMPDPDGALEAGQPMYANGFLPATYQPTMFGSGASPVRNLERPPGVTSSRRRKTVNLIRQLNQADTNPGDDELAARIRAYDLAFRMQTQAPEVFDLSGETKETLELYGVGVEPTDDYGRRCLLARRLVEQGVRFTVVVSGGGPGNLQWDAHNDIEENHLRMAAQTDQPVAALLTDLHRRGLLETTLILWGGEFGRSPEAQGRKGRDHHNVGFTMWMAGGGIKGGQVLGATDAIGMHAVEDRCHFRDIHTTILHQLGLEQEELTYLHEGRQERLTLIEGRVLEQIL